One segment of Mycobacterium spongiae DNA contains the following:
- a CDS encoding AAA family ATPase translates to MKLHRLVLANYRGIAHREIEFPDHGVVVVCGANEIGKSSMIEALDLLLEFKDRSTKKEVRRVKPTNADVGSEITAEISSGPYRFVYRKRFHKKCETALTLLAPRREQLTGDEAHERVRAMLAETLDTELWHAQRVLQAASTAAVDLSGCDALSRALDIAAADSGADAALSGTEPVLIERIEAEYARYFTPTGRPTGEWSAAISRLAGAEAAAAECAAAVAEVDDRAGRHAALTHRVAELARQRQASGPRLEAARAAAEQLAALTDEAREANLIATAAAATAAASAGVHAARLGLLTEIDTRTATVAGLEAEAAEAADELTTASAAAEACDSALENATRTLTTGQLRVESARRALDHLLDREEADRLRGRLAKVDEIRHERDRVCASLSAVTVDTEVMGRIDDAAAAVDRIAAQLASISTAVEFTSVADIELSAGERRVSLAAGQSWSVTATGPTEVDVPGVLTVRVTPGATALDVQAKYAAAQETLAQALVAGDVADLGAARAEDLRRRELESSRDKLTATLSGLCGDDQVDQLRERLAQLLAGQPGEPDVLTTDGCFDSKAARAELEAAEAARATAAAEHESRRLIAGAAADRCTEASTGLTVLRNNAATQRGELDVATARLARERALVRDEELACAADADMRAQQAAERRLAELNEALAATAPDAVTVELAEAAEATESLEERHRDASRALREISIELAVFGSEGRKGKLDVAETEREHAVDEHARVGRRARAAQLLRSVMTRHRDTTRLRYVAPYRAELQRLGRPVFGPTFEVEVGSDLRINSRTLNETTVPYESLSGGAKEQLGILARLAGAALVAQEDTVPVVVDDALGFTDPDRLAKMGQVLDTVGGQGQVIVLTCSPDRYQGVKGARRIDLHAVH, encoded by the coding sequence ATGAAGTTGCACCGGCTGGTCCTCGCCAATTACCGCGGCATCGCGCATCGGGAGATCGAGTTTCCCGACCACGGCGTCGTCGTGGTGTGCGGTGCCAACGAGATCGGCAAGTCGTCGATGATCGAGGCGCTTGATCTACTCCTCGAGTTCAAGGACCGGTCAACAAAGAAGGAAGTCCGGCGGGTCAAGCCGACCAATGCCGACGTCGGCTCGGAGATCACCGCCGAAATCAGCAGCGGTCCTTACCGGTTCGTATACCGCAAGCGCTTTCACAAGAAGTGTGAAACGGCGCTGACGCTCCTAGCGCCGCGCCGCGAACAGCTGACGGGCGACGAAGCGCATGAGCGCGTCCGAGCAATGCTGGCCGAGACGCTCGACACCGAGCTCTGGCATGCGCAGCGAGTGTTGCAGGCGGCCTCCACGGCGGCGGTGGACCTGTCCGGCTGCGACGCGCTCTCGCGTGCGCTCGACATCGCCGCCGCAGATTCCGGTGCCGACGCCGCGCTGTCAGGTACCGAGCCGGTGCTCATCGAGCGAATCGAGGCCGAATATGCCCGCTACTTCACCCCGACCGGGCGTCCCACTGGCGAGTGGAGCGCGGCGATCTCGCGGTTGGCCGGCGCGGAGGCCGCGGCGGCGGAATGCGCGGCGGCGGTAGCCGAGGTCGACGACCGAGCTGGGCGCCACGCCGCACTGACCCACCGGGTGGCCGAGCTGGCACGGCAACGGCAGGCTAGCGGTCCCCGGCTTGAGGCGGCGCGGGCCGCGGCCGAGCAGCTCGCGGCGCTCACCGATGAAGCGCGGGAAGCGAACCTCATTGCCACGGCCGCGGCGGCGACAGCCGCTGCGTCGGCCGGCGTCCACGCCGCCCGGTTGGGGCTGTTGACCGAAATCGACACTCGCACTGCAACGGTCGCCGGCCTAGAGGCCGAAGCCGCAGAAGCCGCCGATGAACTGACGACAGCGAGCGCGGCTGCGGAGGCTTGCGACAGCGCGCTCGAGAATGCCACTCGGACACTGACGACGGGACAGCTTCGCGTCGAATCTGCTCGGCGCGCTCTCGATCATCTGCTCGACCGCGAGGAGGCCGACCGGTTGAGAGGTCGGCTGGCCAAAGTCGACGAGATCCGGCATGAGCGCGACCGCGTGTGCGCGAGTTTGTCCGCGGTCACGGTGGACACCGAGGTGATGGGCCGAATCGACGATGCCGCCGCCGCCGTCGACCGCATCGCCGCACAGCTGGCATCGATCTCGACCGCGGTGGAATTCACGTCGGTCGCCGACATCGAGCTGAGCGCCGGCGAGCGGCGGGTATCGTTGGCGGCCGGCCAGAGCTGGTCGGTCACGGCCACCGGCCCCACCGAGGTGGACGTGCCCGGCGTCCTGACGGTGCGGGTTACCCCCGGCGCCACCGCACTCGACGTGCAGGCGAAATATGCTGCGGCACAGGAAACATTGGCTCAGGCACTGGTGGCCGGCGATGTTGCGGATCTTGGCGCCGCACGGGCCGAGGACCTGCGGCGTCGCGAATTGGAGAGCAGCCGAGACAAGCTCACCGCCACCCTCTCCGGTCTGTGCGGAGATGATCAGGTCGACCAGCTGCGCGAACGGCTCGCGCAGTTGCTTGCTGGACAACCGGGCGAACCCGATGTGCTGACGACGGACGGTTGTTTCGATAGCAAGGCCGCCCGAGCCGAACTCGAGGCGGCGGAGGCGGCTCGTGCAACGGCGGCGGCCGAGCACGAGAGCCGCCGTCTGATCGCCGGTGCCGCCGCTGACCGCTGCACCGAAGCATCAACGGGGTTAACGGTGCTGCGGAACAACGCAGCAACGCAACGCGGCGAACTCGATGTGGCCACAGCTCGATTGGCCCGGGAGCGGGCGTTGGTCCGCGATGAGGAACTCGCCTGCGCGGCCGACGCGGATATGCGTGCTCAACAGGCCGCCGAGCGGCGACTGGCGGAGCTGAACGAAGCGCTGGCCGCCACTGCGCCGGACGCGGTAACCGTGGAACTGGCCGAAGCCGCAGAAGCGACCGAGTCGTTGGAGGAACGCCACCGCGATGCCAGCCGTGCGTTACGCGAGATCAGTATTGAACTTGCGGTGTTCGGCAGCGAGGGGCGTAAAGGCAAGCTTGACGTGGCCGAAACGGAGCGCGAGCATGCCGTCGACGAGCACGCACGGGTGGGCCGCCGGGCCCGGGCCGCGCAGCTACTACGGTCGGTCATGACGCGCCACCGAGACACCACCCGCTTGCGTTACGTCGCGCCGTACCGCGCCGAGCTGCAACGTCTCGGTCGCCCCGTGTTCGGGCCTACGTTCGAGGTCGAGGTTGGAAGCGACTTGCGGATCAACAGCCGCACCTTGAACGAGACCACGGTGCCGTACGAGTCCCTGTCTGGCGGTGCGAAAGAGCAGCTCGGCATACTGGCCAGGTTGGCTGGCGCGGCTTTGGTTGCTCAGGAGGACACTGTTCCGGTGGTGGTCGATGATGCATTGGGGTTCACCGATCCAGACCGGTTGGCCAAGATGGGGCAGGTCCTCGACACGGTCGGCGGCCAGGGACAGGTGATCGTGTTGACCTGCAGTCCCGACCGCTACCAGGGCGTCAAAGGTGCGCGCCGGATCGATCTCCACGCCGTACACTGA